CCTCCGGCGGCCACGTGGAGTACAATGGCGAGAATCTTACCGGGCTCAAGCCGTATCAGGTGCTTCATAAAGGCATTGCCAGAACCTTTCAGAATATTCGTCTGTTCCAGAACATGACCGCCCTTGAAAATGTAATGGTCGCCCAGCATTCCCGCTCATCCTGCGGGGTCTTCGGTGCTATTTTCCGTACTCCGGCCCAGAAAAGGGAAGAGCAGCGGATCAAGGAAAAGGCCATGGACGAGCTTCGTTTTGCGGAGCTGGATGAATATGCTGACGAGGTTGCGTCCAGTCTTCCATACGGCCATCAGCGCAGGCTTGAAATTGCGAGGGCCTTGGCTTCCGAGCCGACCTCCATTCTTCTTGACGAGCCTGCTGCGGGATTGAACCCGGCGGAGAGTGCCGAGCTTATGGAAACAATCCGTAAAATCTCTGAAAGGGGCATCAATGTGCTGATGGTTGAGCATGACATGAAAGTTGTCATGGGCATCTGCCAGCGGCTGGTGGTTCTGGATCACGGAGTAATGATTGCAAAGGGTAACCCTGAAGAAATTCAGAAAAATCCTGCTGTAATTGAGGCATATCTGGGTAACTAACTATTCACTTTAGGGAGGCTCATTTTATGAAACGTTCTATCA
This sequence is a window from Desulfovibrio sp. JC010. Protein-coding genes within it:
- a CDS encoding ABC transporter ATP-binding protein, translating into MAELHLHDVSVRFGGLQALAEVNFSLMPGEIVGLIGPNGAGKTTVFNVITGVYSASGGHVEYNGENLTGLKPYQVLHKGIARTFQNIRLFQNMTALENVMVAQHSRSSCGVFGAIFRTPAQKREEQRIKEKAMDELRFAELDEYADEVASSLPYGHQRRLEIARALASEPTSILLDEPAAGLNPAESAELMETIRKISERGINVLMVEHDMKVVMGICQRLVVLDHGVMIAKGNPEEIQKNPAVIEAYLGN